ACGTGCGTCTTACCGTTACCGACGCGCTGGGACGCGCGGTCGCCACGCTGGTTGACGGTATCGTCGAAAGCGGCACACACGAAGTGACCTTCGATGCGTCTTCGCTCTCCAGCGGCACGTACATCGCGACGATCAATATGACCGGTGCGTCCTCTGGCGTCACCTTCACGAAGAATATCAAGATGGCGCTGAGCAAATAAACGCACCATCTCGATTACCTCATGGATGCAGGCTCCGGAAACGGGGCCTGTTTTATTCTATCCAGCGCAGAGCTCTTGGTCAATCATACATGCTCGAGCGATGGTCACTGAACGGGAAACGCATGGAATTCGTTATCATTGCATAAGAAAAAGTCTTCACGCAAACAGGAAATCTGAAAGCACGCATGTCTGAACATACCGCTGAAACTCCCACACCGGCTCCCGCGACAATCGAACTCCGTCATCTGCAGCTCGAGGATTATCTCGACCTCAAGGAGGCGATGACCGATGCGTATTCCGCCATCGGCGGAGCGCACTGGTCGGAAGACGCCATACGCAAGCTGCTGGATATTTTCCCGGAGGGACAGATCTGCGTGGTGGTGAACGGTCGCGTGGTCGCTTCCGCGCTGGCCATCATCGTCGACTACAGCAAGTTCGGCGACAATCATACATACCGTGAGATCACGGGGACATACAGTTTCGACACGCACGATTCAGATGGGGATATTCTGTACGGCATCGAGATTTTCGTGCATTCGGAGTACCGCGGACTGCGTCTCGGCCGGCGACTGTACGATGCGCGAAAGGAGCTCTGTGAGAACCTGAATCTGCGGGGCATCGTCGCCGGGGGACGCATCCCGAACTTCGAGAAATACGCAGACAACATGACGCCGCGTGAGTACATTGAGAAAGTCCGGCTGCGGGAATTGCATGACCCGACTCTCTCATTCCAGCTTTCCAACGGCTTCCACGTGAAGAAAGTCCTGAAAGGATACCTGCCCGGGGACAGTCAGTCGCGCGAGTATGCCACGCTTCTCGAATGGAATAACATTTACTACGAGGAGGAAACCAGACTCATCAAGCGCCCCAAACCTGTCGTGCGTCTCGGTGTCGTCCAGTGGCAGATGCGGCATTTTGACGGACTTGAGGCGCTGCTCGAGCAGATGGAGTATTTCATTGATGCCGTCAGTGATTATGCATCGGATTTCATCCTCTTCCCTGAACTCTTCAACGCGCCGTTGATGGCCGAGTACAATCATCTCGGAGAGGCGAAAGCAATTCGTGAGCTGGCAAATTTCACAGAGGATATCCGCGCGAAATGCGTGGAGTTCGCGATGAGCTACAATGTGAATATCATCATCGGCAGCATGCCACTGCTCGAGGATGGGAAACTCTACAACATTTCATATCTCTGCAGGCGTGACGGAACATGGGATGAGTATCGCAAGATTCATATTACGCCGAGTGAAGTAGACGCCTGGGGAATATCAGGTGGAGACAGCGTCGTTGCATTTGACACGGATGCCGGACGCATTGGAATCCTGATCTGCTATGACGTGGAATTCCCTGAGCTTGCGCGGCTGTACGCTGACCAGGGGGTGCAGATTCTTTTCGTACCCTTCCTCACCGATACGCAGAACGGCTACAACCGTGTCAAGCGCTGCGCACAGGCACGGGCGATTGAAAACGAATGCTACGTTGCCATCGCCGGCTGCGTCGGCAATCTCCCCAAG
The bacterium genome window above contains:
- a CDS encoding bifunctional GNAT family N-acetyltransferase/carbon-nitrogen hydrolase family protein, with the translated sequence MSEHTAETPTPAPATIELRHLQLEDYLDLKEAMTDAYSAIGGAHWSEDAIRKLLDIFPEGQICVVVNGRVVASALAIIVDYSKFGDNHTYREITGTYSFDTHDSDGDILYGIEIFVHSEYRGLRLGRRLYDARKELCENLNLRGIVAGGRIPNFEKYADNMTPREYIEKVRLRELHDPTLSFQLSNGFHVKKVLKGYLPGDSQSREYATLLEWNNIYYEEETRLIKRPKPVVRLGVVQWQMRHFDGLEALLEQMEYFIDAVSDYASDFILFPELFNAPLMAEYNHLGEAKAIRELANFTEDIRAKCVEFAMSYNVNIIIGSMPLLEDGKLYNISYLCRRDGTWDEYRKIHITPSEVDAWGISGGDSVVAFDTDAGRIGILICYDVEFPELARLYADQGVQILFVPFLTDTQNGYNRVKRCAQARAIENECYVAIAGCVGNLPKVNNMDIQYAQSAIFTPSDFAFPTNSIKAEATANTEMTLIADVDLELLMELHEHGSVRTLKDRRTDLYELKMKSRGGGQ